The region TATGGCTACCATGTGGTTATTGATCATGGAGATGGCATGGTCACTTTATATGGTCACTGCTCCAAGGTATATGTTCGTTCCGGGCAGACGGTGCAGCAGGGCGATGTGATTGCCGCCGTCGGCAGCACCGGGCGAAGCACAGGAAACCACCTTCATTTGGAGGTGCGCATCGGCGGTAAGAAAGTGAATCCAAGACAGTTTTTGCCGTAAAGGAGGCGGCGTGATATGAAAGCAATCTTTGAAAGAAAGCCCTCAGATTTTAATCCACAGGACTTTGAGGTATCGAAAACCCTACGGCTTCCCGCTGAAGTTTTTGAAGCTGTGCTGGAAAATCCTCAGCGGGAGTATGACTTTATTCAGGAAAATATTGAGCAGATGCACTGCGACAGTAGTGGTGTGTATCACTGCCTGCTTCTCACCGGCGAGGGCAGAAATGACGGACTGCTGGTGGAATCGGAGGGTTACGGTTACTGCCGGTACGCCTCCTATGTTCCCAACATTTCCGGACTAATCACCCCGGGCAGCAGCCTGAAAGACCTTCTCCATGTCCGTTGGGAGGACATCCATCTGCTTCACAAGGATGTGGAGGTGCAGCCTGCCACCATCGTGGAGCTGGATGAGCATACCCTGACCAATGCCGGGAAAGAGGCGTGGACTGATATTTTGGATGCCGAAGTGGTCAAGATTTACAACGGCTACTACGGTTTGCAGATGGAGCTGGACAAGGTGAAGCCCTCCCGATTGGAGGAATTCTCGTCCATGCTTGCCGGGTACTGTCCGGTATCGGATTATGAAAAATGGGTCACGCAAGAGGGCGATGCGCCTTCCCAGTCACCCGAAATGAAATGATGAAATGGAGGAAAGTATAATGAAAAAAGCAACACTGACGGTCAGCTTTGACAGTGAAAAGCTGGATGCCCTGACCTATCACATGGGTAAAAAGGATGCGAATTTGCAGACAGAGCTGGAGGATACCGTCCAGAAGCTCTACGAAAAGCACGTTCCGCAGACCACCCGTGAGTACATTGACGATAAGCTCTCCCGTGAGGCCGCTGCAAAGCTCAAAAGGCCGATTCGCCCTGCTTCGGCAAGTGGTTCCGACAACAGGCTGGTGTAAGCAGAAACGCTGTCCGGGCATGTGAGCGGCGGTGTTGCCCTGTGTAGCCTTTTGGCAGGCGGGGTGGCATCCTGATACCTATTAGCATCGTATCGCCCACGTAGCGCCCGTGTGGAGAGAATGTGAGAAAGCCCCGGATGCGGTGAAGAATCCTCAGAATCAGGGCATTCCGGTAGGGTCGAAAGTGGTGCAGGTTAAAGGGTTTATGCTGCTTTGGCAGCCTAAACCCGAAAAACACCGACCGGCAAAGCCGTTCGGGGATTATGAAGTGACATAACTTTCTGCCCGAAGCCCTCATTTATTATGCTGGTTTCAGAAAAGGGCAAGGAAATCCGAGCATTTGCGGGGCTTGTTTTGCATACCGGGGCAGGAATCACAGAAAAAGGAGGCAGTATGGCAAAGGAACCGGAGAAAGTCCGCACCGGCTTTTATATCGAAAAGGAAGTACTGGAGCGGTGCGATGAGCTGCTGGAGCAAGCCAATGTGAAATCTCGCAATGAATTTGTCACCGAGGCGCTGAGGTTTTACTGCGGGTATCTTATCTCACAGAAAATTGAAAATTATCTGTTGCAGAGCTTATCCTCCGTTCTCGTCAGCACTATCCGGGATACGGAAAACCGTCTGGCCAGAATGGATTTTAAAATAGCCACCGAGCTTTCCAAGCTCTCTCATGTGGTGGCGTATACCCATGCGGTTGACGATCAGGCACTGCAAAGCCTACACTTAAAATGTGTGGAGGAAGTAAAACGGATCAACGGTGCGATTGATTTTGAAGATGCATATAACTACCAAAAGCGGCGAACCTAAAATTGTAAGATAAATTTGTTTCTTTTGGATATGGACTATGAAAGCATATCCGTTTATATGTTGGTGTACAGCATTGTAGTGCTGGGAAAGGAGATGAAAATGCGATGGAGAAGAGTGAAATCTTTGAAATGGCAGTCCGGGAACTGACGGAAGCTTCAATAGAAAAGCGCAAGGAAGTTCTGGATGACAATGAGCTGCAGCTTTATGCCGAGGTAAAGTCTCTCAGCGCACAGGCTCGTGAGATTTTGAAATCACTGCCGGAGGATCAGCAGAAATTTCTCACCGATTATTTTGAGAAAACAAATCTGATTGCGGATCACGAATGCCAGCACCTCTATGTGCAGGGCGCAAAGGACTGTGTGGAGCTACTCAAAAAACTTGGTGCGCTGTAACGAAACATAGGTAAGCGGCCTCTGCGGGAGTAGGGGCCGTTTTTCATATGCATAATTTCTTAATGATTTCTTTAGAGTAGGATGATATAATATTTCTAAACAAACGCAATGTTGTTTGCGGATAAATAAGAATTTAACAGGGGTAATTTATATAATGGAGCTAAAGTACAAACCAGCTAGAAATATGGATATTGAACCTATATTCAAACTTAATAAAGCACTAATTGACGAGTATGAAAACATAGAAATTATTGATTATCAGAAAGTTTTGTTATGGGTACGGAATAAGATTGAAACGCATATACAAGAGTATATATACGTTATGTTTAACGGAAAAAAAGTGGGATATTACTATTTCCATCATACAGATGGAAAAATGGAAATTGATGATTTGTATGTTTTCCCTCAATATCGAAATATGGGCATAGGAACAGAAATATTGAAAAAGTGTATTTCTGAAACGAACCTTCCCATTTTCCTTTATGTTTTTGCAAGCAACAAAAGAGCCATTGCTTTATATCAAAGGTTAGGTTTTGAGATAACAGAAACAATTAAAGGCTCTCGATATATTATGCAGCGTCAGGGGCTTTTCACATAATTCAAAGATATAGTAAATTTTGTTTAGCAAAGATGATATAATAAAAACGAAGGGGAAAAGATGATTTATAAAGAAAATATATTACAGTACGATGATTACTATAGATTAAGAAAAAGTGTAGATTGGAACAATTTCTCAAAAGAACAAACTATATCAGCACTTAAAAGAAGTCTTTATGATATAGTTGCGATTGATAATAAAACTGTTGTTGGTATGGGTAGATTAATTGGAGATGGCTTATATTACACAATTGTGGATATAGTAGTAATGCCTGAGTACCAGTCAAAAGGAATTGGCAGTGAACTGATCAAAAGAATACTAGACTATGTGGATAGCCAAACGCCGCTTTGTGGACGTGCCAGCATTCAATTAATTGCGGATAAAGGAAAAGAATCGTTTTATGAAAAAATGGGGTTCAAGAAAATCCCTCATGAGAATTGTGGTTCAGGTATGAGGAAAGTTATACGTAAAGGCGAAATCTAAACCTCGACTTATTAGGAGAGTATAAGAAACTCTCATTGGAGGTGGTATTTTGGCAAAGCATGATTTTGGAATCCTTGATCAGTTTGAAGAAAACATATGGTATCAGGAGTATGAGCCTGAAAAATATAACTGTATTTCTGTGGACATGGATGTGATGGATGAGGTCTTCGGCGTCTATCGGGAAGAAATAGAGCAAATCAAATCCTTTGCTTGCATTTCCACTCAGCCAATATGCGGGCTTGAAGAAAGCGGAATTACCCTCCATATTCTCTTAAATCCTTCTGTGATGTTATTACCAAAGCAAACCGCCAACTTCAATCACATCAGCTTATTTTATTGATTGATAAAATACAGGAAGCAATAAAAAATGATAAATACTTAATACATTTTGGCATATGAACGGTTCTTAATGAACGTATTCAAGGGCAAAAGGATAATTCCAATGAGCGACCCGTTGTCGCTCTTTTCTTTTACTCAAATTTGATAATACTGTTTTATTAATGTGATCGCCAAACAAATATAAGAAGTACTTGACTATCCCCTTGGGGGTTGGCTTAAGATAATTTTGAGAGCAATAAGAATCGTGTTAGGAGGAAAATTTATGCTGATAAAAGAAGTTTGTGAGAAATGCAGGCTAACAAAAAAGGCAATAGAATATTACGAGTCTAAAAATCTGATACATCCGCAGATACTCGAAAACGGATACAGGAATTACAGCGATTCCGATATATCTGCACTGAAAGAGATATCTGTGCTTAGAAAATGTGGTATCAGCATTGCCGATATTGCAGAGATACTAATTAGCTCAAATAAACCGGCGGCTTTAGCCAAGTGCAAATATATCACGGAATTACGGATGCAACGTTTGAATGATATACAAAAGTGTATGGACAGTCTGATTGCCAATTACGATGTGAATCGTGAATTTGACTATCTGCAAACGCATGATGCGGACTTATACACCGTAAAAGAGAAATTGGTTTTTGCTTTTCCCGGAAACTATGGCCTTTATGTATCAATGCATTTTGGCAGATTCCTGAACGGGACAATTGAAACTGAGAAACAACGAAAAGCTTATGATGCTATCGTGCAGTACCTTGATCATGTGGATGTGTATTTGCCTTCAGAGCTTTCTGAATTTTTGGAATTGCTTTTCAATGCAAGTGAAAAAATTGATGCGCTAAAGATGGAAGAAGAAATAAACGGAAAAATGCATAAAATGCTTGCTGATACAGACTGTTACTTGGAACGCAACCGGGAAGAAATTGAACGGTATATTGAATTTAAAAGCTCTGATGAGTATCAGAATTCCGATGCAGGCAAAATTCAAAGGTACATGTTGGATTTTCAAAAAGAAAGCGGCTATCAAGAGGTTTTAATAGCCAACATGAAAATACTCAGTCCCGCTTATGCTGAATATTTGAAAAAGGTTGAAGCAGCAAATGACATTATGCTGAAAAAGTTTCCAAAAGCAAAGGATATGTATGAATTAAATTAATATACGATTTATGATTTATTCTTTAGGGCGATCATAAAGTTGATCGCTCTTTTCTTTTGCCCAAAAACGCAGAAAGGAGGCTGCCATGCCGAAAATCATCTTTACCTCGCAATATATGCGGGATGCCCCGCCAGCCCAGCTTGAAAACTATGTGAAGTACATCGGAACCCGTGAGGGTGTGGAAAAAATTGATGAGAGCAAGCTGTTGCTTTCGGCTACGGTAAAACAGCAGCAGCTGATCCAACAGATCATCCGGAATATTCTCTCTGCCAAAGATATGCTGGAGTATGCCGACTACTGTGAAAGCCCTACCATCGGCAACGCTACCGAATTTATTTCCCTGGCATTGGAACAGAACCTAAACCTCATTGGCAAGCGGGAAAATTATGTGGAGTATATCGCAGGCCGTCCCCGTGTGGAGCGGACCGGCGAGCATGGTCTGTTTACCGATGTGGGAGTGCCGGTGGTGCTGGCGCAGGTACAGGAGGATGTGTGCCAGCACAAGGGTGCTGTCTGGACTCATGTCATCAGCCTACGCCGGGAGGATGCCGCAAGGCTTGGATATGACAGAGGCAGGCAGTGGCAGGATTTGCTCCGCAGCAAAAAAGCCATGCTCTGCAAGTATATGAAAATCGACAGTGAAAACCTCTGCTGGTATGCTGCCTTTCATAATGAAAGCCATCATCCCCATGTGCATCTCATGGTTTACTCCGCCAAAGACGATGACGGCTTCCTTACCGAGCCTGCCATTGAAGGCATGCGCTCGGAGCTGGCACACGATATCTTCCGTCAGGACTTCGCCCACATTTATGAGCATCAGAACGAAGCCCGCAGCCAGCTCAAGCAGGGTGCCGCCGATGTGATGGCCGAGCTGCTTTCACAGGTACAGGATCGTGTCTGTGAAAACAAAGCCATCGAAGCGGATCTGCTGCTGTTATCGAAACGGCTTCAAAACACAGGGGGTAAAAAGGTGTATGGATACCTCAAGGCAGATGTTAAAGCCATCATCGACCGCATCGTAGATGAGCTTTCTAAGGAAGAACGGATCGACAAGCTCTACCGGGCATGGAACGACTGGCAGAATGAAATCCTCAAGACTTACACGAATAAGCTGCCACCCCTTCCTCCTCTCTCCCAGCAGAAACAATTTAAGAGTATTAAAAACATGGTGATCGCCGAAGCATTAAAGCTGGGTGGTCACCATTTCTCATTTGAGGATGAAGATGCACCAGAACCGGAGCTTACAGAGCCTGCGGACGGCGAAACGGAGGAAGCCTTTATGGAGCCTGCCGATGTGGTCTTTCGTGCCGATTGGAGCAAGCAATACAAGCTGGCGAGAAAATATTTCTACGGCAGCGAGGACGTGCCTCAGGATTTTGATAAGGCATACATTCTTTTCTTGCTGGAAGCGGAATCCGGAAATGCCCTTGCCATGCATGATCTCGGCAGAATGTTCGCCGATGGCTTGTGTCGTGAAATTGACTTGCAGATTGCTCACGCATGGTATGAAAAAGCACTGGCTGCTTTTTTATCCGCAGAGAAAGAAAAGCCGAAACCCTATCTGGAATACCGCATCGGAAAAATATACGCCGCTGGTCTTGGAACCGAACAAGATTATGGGCAGGCAGCCTCATGGTTTCAGGAGGCGGCAGAAAAAAATCATAAATACGCCCAATACTCCCTCGGCTGTTTGTATTACCGTGGTCAGGGTGTTCCACAGGATTATACAGAGGCGCTCTGTCTCTATACTCTGTCTGCCAATGAGGGGAACCCCTATGCGGATTATGAGCTTGCCAAAATGTATCGTAACGGTGTTGGTACGCTCGTGAATGCGGATATATCCACCCAGCATTTCAAAGCCGCCTTTTCCGGATTTTATCGTCTGGAAAAGGACAGCCATGATGACAAGCTGCAATACCGCCTTGGTCAGATGCTTTACACCGGAACTGGTACGGACAAAGATATGCAGGCTGCAGTTTCTTATCTGGAGAAATCAGCACAGCTTGGAAATGTAAATGCCCAATGTCTGCTGGGCAAGGTGTGTCTGGAAACCGGTATCGGAAACCCTGTACAGGCGGTGGCTAGGATGGTCAAAGCAGCGGAGGCCGGAAACGCCGGAGCGCAGTATGCCCTCGGAAAGTTGTACCGGGATGGCACTCATGTAGATAAAGACATTCCAAAAGCAGTGGCTATGTTCACAGCTGCCGCAGAACAGAAAAACGAGTATGCCGCTTACCAACTCGGCAAGCTGTATCTGTCCAGTGCGGATCTTCCGAAGAATCTTCCGGAAGCGGTCAAGTGGCTCACGCTTTCCTCCGACCTTAGCAATGCTTATGCCGGGTACTCACTGGCCAAGCTGTATCTTTCCGGTGATGGCATTCCCAAGGATGTCGGTGCGGCAATCAGGCTGTTCACCTTATCGGCAGAGAAGAAAAATGAATTTGCCGCCTATCAGCTCGGCAAGCTCTATCTCCAAGGGGAAGATGTCCCAAAGAATGTGGAAGCCGCTATCCGTTGGCTGACCGCTTCTGCCAATCAGGGAAACCAATATGCACAGTATGCTCTTGGTAAGCTGTATTTTTATGACGGCGATGTTCCCCGTGACAAGGAAAAGAGCCTTTACTGGCTGGGACTGGCTGCGACGCAGGGCAATGTCTATGCGCAGTACTTTATTGACAACATCAACAACTATCGCAATCCCTCGGTGCTACTGGCAGCCACCCGGCTTATGCATCGGCTGGAGAATTTGTTCCGGGAGGATTACCGAAGAACCGCAGGAATCGCTGCCGGTCAAATCGACTGCAAGCGCAGACGGAAGCTGCAGGAGAAAAAGCAGGCGCAGGGTCACAAGCGGGATGACTATGCGCCGCAAATTTATTTATGATGGGAGGTTTTACTCATGTCAGACTACATCCATTTTACAGACGAACAAAAGGAACGAGCCAACTCCGTAGACTTGGTGGACTTCCTCCAGCGGCAAGGAGAAAAGCTCCTGCCATCAGGGAGGGATAAGCGGCTGGCCAGCGATCACAGCATCACCGTTCGGGGCAACCGCTGGTACGATCACGCTTCTGAGGAGGGCAGTTATGCTATTGATCTTGTGAAACGGCTCTATAATCTGTCTTTCCCGGAGGCGGTTAGCCTCCTGCTGGGTGGTGAGCAAGGAGTAGAATACCGGCAGCACAGCAAATTCAGTGAACCGGAGCAGCGAAAGCCATTCGCTCTGCCGCCAGCGCACACGGATATGCGCCGGGTGTTTGCTTATCTCATTAAACAGCGCTGTATCAGCCGAGAGGTGGTGTCGGAGTTTGCCAGAGAGAAGCTGCTGTTTGAGGATGCAGAATACCACAACGCTGTGTTTGTTGGCTTCGATGAAAAATGCGTTGCCCGCCATGCCCATAAGAAAAGTACGGCAACCGGCAGTGCTTTTCGCATCAATGTAGAGGGCAGCCATCCGGCCTACAGCTTTCATTACGTTTCCAAGAATCCAAGCCCCAACAACCTGTTTGTGTTTGAAGCACCTATTGATCTGCTGTCCTACATCAGTTTGCATCCACAGAATTGGAAAAACGCCAGTTATGTGGCGCTGAACGGTGTGTCGGAACAGCCGGTGCTAAAACTATTGGAACTGTACCCTCAGCTTCAACGAGTGACACTTTGTCTGGACAATGATAAAGCTGGTCATAAAGCCGCCAGCCGCATTCATGAAACATTACGGCAGCAGAGATTTGAAGATGTGGTGTATGATGTTTCCGCACACAAGGACTGGAATGAAGATTTGAAAGCATTATACTCGCAGGAGCAAGCCGCACCATCTATGGTAATGACATAAAAAGCATGACAGCTGATGAGTAACCGTCATGCTCAGTTTGCTTATTAACCAAATGTTACTAAAGCGGATTAACTGGAGTTTGCAGACTATATTCCAACTATTTTTCTTGCTGTATTTGCTGTTCGGATTGTAATCTTGTCCCTTATATTTGAACTGGCAGTCTTTGACCACCAATTTGTCTTTTGATAATCTTTTCGGTTAAAAGACCAGAAAACAGCATTTTTATAATTGTATACTTTCTCATACTCCTCTTTAGGATTTCCAACCTTATTATAAAACTCGTTATAAGATAAGGGAGGAAACATAAAAATAAGGTTATCATATATGTCCTTGTTATCATCGCCCCACCAATCGGGCGCATTATTTAATATATCTTCCAATTCTTCCTGTAAAATAATAAAAACTGGTATATCTAACTCAAACTTGTTTTTTATCATCATTTTTATTGTATTTACAAGAATAGCCGTATCATCTATATCACTTGAAAAGATAACGTTGCCGCTATTGAGGTGTGTAAAAACTTCTGTATAGCCCATTTCTACAAAACCTGTTTTTAGTTCAGACATTGCTATCTTATTTTTGCCGCTTACATTGATACCTCTTAATAATGCAATGTATCTTTTCATATACAATTTCACCTCTTAGAATTCTGATTTAATAATTCGTCTACTATCTTAAACTTGATTAACAATTGCCGAGCCTTATATTTCTAAGGCCAATATTTACAGTCATTATACTACAAGTTCAATTCAAATAAAAGAAAGGAGTTCCCTATGTTATCCCAAGTAACTATTCTAATTGCAGTGGCCGCCGTGATGTTTTTTGTCATCGGCGGTCTTTCTCTTTTAGCACACTATTATACCCTTAGCGGCATTAAATCTAAAACGGTCGGTGACGGTCAGCACGGTACCGCCCGTTTTGCCACAGAAAGCGAAATCAGACGGACATACACACATGTAACCTACGAGCCGGAAAAATGGCGGCGTGGGCAGAATCTGCCCACCTTGCAGGGGCTTGTGGTAGGGAGTAAGCAAAAGGCAGGCTCTACCACCGCCCTTATTGATGACGGCGATATTCACTGCCTCATGATCGGTGCTGCCGGTGTAGGTAAAACCGCAAACTTTCTATACCCCAACATCGAATACGCCTGCGCCTCTGGCATGAGCTTCCTCTGCACCGATACCAAGGGGGATTTGTTCCGAAACTACGCAGGCATCGCAAAGGATTATTATGGCTACAAAATATCTGTGCTGGATCTGCGTAACCCCACACGCTCGGATGGGGATAACATCCTGCAGCTGGTGAACCGTTATATGGATGCCTACATGGAAAATCCGGAGAATCTCGCGCTGAAAGCTAAAGCGGAGAAGTATGCCAAAATCACTGCCAAGACCATCATCTCCAGCAGCGGCGAGGATTCGGCAAGCTATGGGCAGAACGCCTTTTTCTACGATGCCGCCGAGGGATTATTGACATCCGTGATTCTGCTGATTGCAGAATACTGTCCTCCGGAGAAGCGGCACATCATATCGGTGTTCAAAATGATACAGGATTTGCTGGCTCCCTCCCCGGTGAAGAATAAAAGTCAGTTCCAGCTGCTTATGGATAAGTTACCGACTGACCATAAGGCAAGATGGTTTGCGGGAGCCGCCCTCAACACCGCAGACCAAGCAATGGCCTCCGTGCTGTCTACGGCTATGTCACGCCTCAATGCCTTTCTGGATTCCGAGATGGAGCAGATTCTGTGCTTCGACAGCTCGCTGGACACGGAAACCTTCTGCAAGGAGAAGTGTGCCATCTTTATTGTGTTGCCGGAGGAAGATAACACGAAATACTTTATGGTGTCGTTGTTCCTGCAACAGCTCTACCGGGAGATGCTGACCGTGGCCGATGAATACGGTGGCAAGCTTCCCAACCGGGTCATGATCTTTGCCGATGAGATCGGAACCATCCCTAAGATCCAGTCAATGGAGATGATGTTCTCCGCAGGCCGTTCCCGCCGCATCAGCATGGTACCCATCATTCAATCCTTCGCTCAGCTTGAGAAAAACTACGGCAAGGAGGGTTCCGCAATTATCATTGATAACTGTCAGGACATTTTATTTGGAGGCTTTGCACCCAACTCGGAAAGCGCAGATATCCTCTCAAGGGCGTTGGGGAATAAAACCGTCATGTCCGGTTCCATCAGCAGAGGAAAGAACGATCCCAGCCAGAGCCTGCAGATGATCCAGCGCCCGCTGATGACACCGGATGAGCTGAAAACTCTGCCCAAGGGGAACTTTATTTTGGCCAAAACCGGCTGCTGTCCTATGCGTACCAAGCTGCCGTTGTTTCTGAAATGGGGCATCCGATTCGAAAAGCCCTTTGAGGGGGAGGAACGTGCCGCCCGAAAGGTTCACTATGCCGACCGCTTTGAGCTGGAGCAGGAAATCCTCCAGCGAGGCTGTGCTTATGAGGAAGATGACTTTGCTGAATTTCCGGAGCCTCCCGGTGATGACCGCAACGGAGGTATGCTGCATACTCCAGTGCAGGAGCATGAGTCGGAGCTTCCCACCATGCCTCTACGTACCGATTAGGGGGTGTTCGTGATTTGAACTATCTTTCCTCACTCTATGCTGAAAATGTCCCACACCGTGCCGTGGCGGTTTACCGGTATCTGAAAGACCGGGCGAACAGGGACGGAACCTGTTATCCTGCAATCGGTACGATTGCTAAGGACTTGAAGCTCTCCCGCCGCACGGTACAGCGAGCCATCGCCGACCTCGAAAAGACCGGCTATCTTCAAAAGGAACAGCGCTGGCGGGAAAACGGCGGCAAGAGTAGTCTGCTGTTTACGGTGAAATGAGAAAACACATACCCTACCGCCAAGGGAGCAGTGCGTCCTGTCGGCGGCATATGGTATGTGTCATCATGGCCTATGCAGTGAACTTGTCACTCTAAGGATTTCTTTAAACACAGAGAAACAACAATAATTACTTTAACATGAAGAAAATCCACCTCCGAAGAAAGAAGATGGATTCTGCTTATCTGGCATCCAATAGCGCCTTGATGGTTGCGGCGGCTATTTTGATTTCCTTTTTGCCGCACAGCTGAATCATATGCATGAGCTGTTCTTTTTCTCTGTCTGAATGTTGAATTTCTGGGTAAAAGATCGTATCGGCTGATATTTTCAAGGCGCGGATAATCTTAAGTAGTACCGGCATTCTTGGGTGTTTGTTTTCATTTTCAATGGCCATTATGTATCTTGGCGTGACTCCGACCTGTTCCGCAAGGGCATCCTGTGTCATGCCTGCGGCAATCCGGGCTTCCTTTATGGTCTGACCAAATGAGTTCAGCAATTCCTCCACTGTAAGTTCACCTCCTCACCCAATTTTACAGTATGGGCTTAGGATTGAGAACGAACCAGTGATGACTGTTAGGGAGAACAAAAAACAATAATAACCTAGGTCATTGATGAAAAGCAAGATATACTGGTTGTTTTTTGAAGGTAACTTAAGAATAAACGATAGACTTAGGAAAGTTTCCTTCCTATGAAATAAAATCCATTCGATTTGTGTCCGTTCATAGTTGTAAATGTCAGGCGTTCATACTTTAATGTACGGAAATCAAGCAAAAGCTCCTTCAACCATTTCTCTGAGTGATGGCGAAGAACGGCGCCTTCCGGCAATTCAAAGACACCATAGATGCCATACTTTTCTTCAAAGCTTTGATAGCGGGCTTGATTTCGTTCATCTGAATTGATAAGGAAATCGTTGATGTAGAGAATTCCGTCAGGTTTTAATACACGATTTATTTCGGAAATCAGAGCCTGCTGTTCTTCATTGCTTTTGATACAAGTCAGGACGGCAAAGAGTATCACTGCGTCTATACTATGATCCGGCAAATCAATCCCTGCATCTTTTTTCAAACGGAGGTCAAGATAAGGAGCCTGCTGTTTTCCCCGTTCGATCATTCCCTGCGAAAAATCCATGCCAATCAGATGCCTGTACCCAAGATGATGTAATTCGTTTAATGTACGGCCATAGCCGCACCCAACATCAAGAATGACGGCATTGAGATCGAGATAATTGGCGAATTCATTTGCCTGAAATGGCGTTGTAAACTGTTTTGTCTCCGATACACTGTTCCAGTAATCTTTTTGTTCCATCGGATTATTCCTCCTTTTGTGATTTTATTGATTATATCGGGATACGTAGAAATTATTTCCATTGTAGACATATACCGTAAAATACGCGTTGCTATTTCGACTGTTCTATATTTACCCCCCAAAACAAAGGCAGTCGCATAAACGCTTCCTTTAGCTTCTGCTTTGCAGATTGAAAAAGCATTTCGTTTCTATCCGTTAGCTCTTCTTCTCCAAAGTAGCGGTCTGCGATATATTTTGTATACCGCAGTTCCATCATCACACCCTCAATCCGCTCGCCAAAAAGCTCACGGTAATGATTAATAATATGTCCTCCCAAGTTTGCATTATCTATAACACTGTAGCCTTGTGCTGTAAGATTTTCGTGCAGTCCATACAACGTCTGCT is a window of [Clostridium] saccharolyticum WM1 DNA encoding:
- a CDS encoding class I SAM-dependent methyltransferase; translated protein: MEQKDYWNSVSETKQFTTPFQANEFANYLDLNAVILDVGCGYGRTLNELHHLGYRHLIGMDFSQGMIERGKQQAPYLDLRLKKDAGIDLPDHSIDAVILFAVLTCIKSNEEQQALISEINRVLKPDGILYINDFLINSDERNQARYQSFEEKYGIYGVFELPEGAVLRHHSEKWLKELLLDFRTLKYERLTFTTMNGHKSNGFYFIGRKLS
- a CDS encoding VirD4-like conjugal transfer protein, CD1115 family, whose product is MLSQVTILIAVAAVMFFVIGGLSLLAHYYTLSGIKSKTVGDGQHGTARFATESEIRRTYTHVTYEPEKWRRGQNLPTLQGLVVGSKQKAGSTTALIDDGDIHCLMIGAAGVGKTANFLYPNIEYACASGMSFLCTDTKGDLFRNYAGIAKDYYGYKISVLDLRNPTRSDGDNILQLVNRYMDAYMENPENLALKAKAEKYAKITAKTIISSSGEDSASYGQNAFFYDAAEGLLTSVILLIAEYCPPEKRHIISVFKMIQDLLAPSPVKNKSQFQLLMDKLPTDHKARWFAGAALNTADQAMASVLSTAMSRLNAFLDSEMEQILCFDSSLDTETFCKEKCAIFIVLPEEDNTKYFMVSLFLQQLYREMLTVADEYGGKLPNRVMIFADEIGTIPKIQSMEMMFSAGRSRRISMVPIIQSFAQLEKNYGKEGSAIIIDNCQDILFGGFAPNSESADILSRALGNKTVMSGSISRGKNDPSQSLQMIQRPLMTPDELKTLPKGNFILAKTGCCPMRTKLPLFLKWGIRFEKPFEGEERAARKVHYADRFELEQEILQRGCAYEEDDFAEFPEPPGDDRNGGMLHTPVQEHESELPTMPLRTD
- a CDS encoding helix-turn-helix domain-containing protein, which translates into the protein MEELLNSFGQTIKEARIAAGMTQDALAEQVGVTPRYIMAIENENKHPRMPVLLKIIRALKISADTIFYPEIQHSDREKEQLMHMIQLCGKKEIKIAAATIKALLDAR
- a CDS encoding helix-turn-helix domain-containing protein; the encoded protein is MNYLSSLYAENVPHRAVAVYRYLKDRANRDGTCYPAIGTIAKDLKLSRRTVQRAIADLEKTGYLQKEQRWRENGGKSSLLFTVK
- a CDS encoding DUF1697 domain-containing protein, which codes for MKRYIALLRGINVSGKNKIAMSELKTGFVEMGYTEVFTHLNSGNVIFSSDIDDTAILVNTIKMMIKNKFELDIPVFIILQEELEDILNNAPDWWGDDNKDIYDNLIFMFPPLSYNEFYNKVGNPKEEYEKVYNYKNAVFWSFNRKDYQKTNWWSKTASSNIRDKITIRTANTARKIVGI